In a single window of the Pseudogemmatithrix spongiicola genome:
- a CDS encoding amidohydrolase family protein gives MIRSLLGLSLLAATALQAQQTSRTEPITALRDNGSGFHALVGARVVTAPGQVVQNATIVIRNGLIVSVAANQAAPAGARVWDLKGQTVYPGFIDAHADLGVGEVPEGGDIGPTHWNPQVRAWYSTASTFRDDSTRRRSLRSLGFGTALAVPKQGIFRGKASVVNLGEVGSRERLLRGDLVQTLGFNRSFQLGGGYPNSAMGVSALMKQTFMDAEWYIRAWAAYERSGRAILPPETSEALNSLKDAVQGRQPVLFQTASEEEYLRAAAIAAEFKLTPWYRGSGDEYRIVDVLRGRTNPLIIPLNFPDAPELGSPEAALNVSLGQLRHWYLAPTNAAQLASANVPFAITTDGLSSLNQFLPNLRVAVARGLAPDKALAALTTTPAGWLGIERTHGTIAAGKVANLVIADGDLFTEESSIVDVWVQGTRYGVTRPPQIDPRGTWSITTEDAAGFAATLRIEGPLNRVRGTIEVGNRRPINLATARIITETGRLEATFNGEALGYQGTILLTGSVRGEEFFGWMSLPNGADPAYRGTRTETFEGPARGAVASRVPAIDLPWVRPSMEFGRAAPPEQPAAVLVRNATVWTSGPQGRLENADLLVRAGKVVQVGQRLAAPAGAVVIDGTGKHVTPGLIDPHTHTGVSAVNESGFAIVPEVQMGDVLTINNIWMYRQLAGGLTMQMVKHGSANPIGGENVFVKNRWGSLPDQLRLENAPRTVKFALGENPKRNPNRYPNTRMGVQEIIRDHFLAARDYKAEWDRWNADRTKAGIPPRRDLRMEALVDILEQRLLVSSHGYRADEFLALVRLAEEFGFKVQTLQHGVEAYKIATELKNSGVAAVVWSDWGAFKLESYDATNYNARLLLEAGVVTSLHSDDAEISTRMNWEAGKLLRSGVEEVQALQTVTINAARAVAIDKRVGSLEPGKDADFVIWNGNPLSQFTRAEQTWVDGRRYFSLEEDARLRAEVDRQRNQLIQAVLAAGGNDPNVNNRPAQRGGGQERH, from the coding sequence GTGATTCGCTCCCTCCTGGGCCTCAGCCTGCTGGCGGCTACGGCACTCCAGGCCCAGCAGACCTCCCGCACGGAACCCATCACCGCGCTGCGCGACAACGGGTCCGGCTTCCACGCCTTGGTCGGCGCCCGCGTCGTCACCGCGCCGGGTCAGGTCGTGCAGAACGCGACCATCGTCATCCGCAACGGGCTCATCGTCTCGGTGGCGGCCAACCAGGCGGCGCCGGCCGGCGCCCGCGTGTGGGATCTCAAGGGTCAGACGGTCTACCCCGGATTCATCGACGCCCACGCCGATCTCGGTGTCGGCGAAGTGCCGGAGGGCGGCGACATCGGCCCCACGCACTGGAATCCGCAGGTGCGCGCCTGGTACAGCACCGCCTCGACCTTCCGCGACGACAGCACGCGCCGTCGCAGCCTCCGTTCGCTGGGCTTCGGCACGGCGCTCGCGGTGCCCAAGCAGGGCATCTTCCGCGGCAAGGCCTCGGTGGTGAACCTCGGCGAGGTCGGAAGCCGCGAACGCCTGCTGCGCGGCGACCTCGTGCAGACGCTCGGATTCAACCGCTCCTTCCAGCTCGGCGGCGGCTATCCGAACTCGGCGATGGGCGTGTCGGCCCTCATGAAGCAGACGTTCATGGATGCCGAGTGGTACATCCGCGCGTGGGCCGCGTATGAGCGCAGCGGCCGCGCGATCCTCCCGCCCGAGACCAGCGAAGCGCTGAACTCGCTGAAGGACGCCGTGCAGGGACGCCAGCCGGTGCTCTTCCAGACCGCCAGCGAGGAGGAGTACCTCCGCGCCGCGGCCATCGCGGCGGAGTTCAAGCTGACGCCGTGGTACCGCGGCAGCGGCGACGAGTATCGCATCGTCGACGTGCTCCGCGGCCGCACGAATCCGCTGATCATCCCGCTCAACTTCCCGGACGCGCCGGAACTCGGCAGCCCCGAGGCCGCGCTCAATGTGTCGCTCGGTCAGCTCCGGCACTGGTACCTCGCGCCGACCAATGCGGCGCAGCTCGCCAGCGCCAACGTGCCGTTCGCCATCACCACCGACGGTCTCTCGTCGCTGAATCAGTTCCTGCCGAACCTGCGCGTCGCCGTCGCGCGCGGTCTCGCGCCCGATAAGGCGCTGGCCGCCCTCACGACGACGCCGGCCGGCTGGCTGGGCATCGAGCGCACGCACGGCACCATCGCCGCGGGCAAGGTCGCGAACCTCGTGATCGCCGACGGCGACCTGTTCACCGAAGAGTCGAGCATCGTGGACGTGTGGGTGCAGGGCACGCGCTACGGCGTGACGCGCCCGCCGCAGATCGATCCGCGCGGTACCTGGAGCATCACCACCGAAGACGCCGCGGGCTTCGCGGCCACGCTGCGCATCGAGGGGCCGCTGAACCGCGTGCGCGGCACCATCGAAGTCGGCAACCGCCGCCCCATCAACCTCGCGACCGCGCGCATCATCACGGAGACGGGCCGTCTCGAGGCGACGTTCAACGGCGAGGCGCTCGGCTACCAGGGCACCATCCTGCTCACCGGCTCCGTGCGCGGTGAGGAGTTCTTCGGCTGGATGTCGCTGCCGAACGGCGCCGACCCCGCCTACCGCGGCACGCGCACCGAGACCTTTGAAGGTCCGGCCCGCGGCGCCGTGGCGTCGCGCGTGCCGGCAATCGACTTACCGTGGGTGCGCCCGTCGATGGAGTTCGGCCGCGCTGCGCCGCCGGAGCAGCCGGCTGCCGTGCTCGTGCGCAACGCGACGGTGTGGACCTCCGGCCCGCAGGGTCGCCTCGAGAACGCGGATCTCCTCGTGCGCGCCGGCAAGGTCGTGCAGGTGGGGCAGCGCCTGGCCGCGCCGGCTGGCGCCGTCGTCATCGACGGCACGGGCAAGCACGTCACGCCGGGCCTCATCGACCCGCACACGCACACCGGCGTCAGCGCCGTGAACGAGAGCGGCTTCGCCATCGTGCCGGAAGTGCAGATGGGCGACGTGCTCACGATCAACAACATCTGGATGTACCGACAGCTGGCCGGCGGCCTGACGATGCAGATGGTCAAGCACGGTTCGGCCAACCCGATCGGTGGCGAGAACGTGTTCGTGAAGAACCGCTGGGGTTCCCTGCCCGACCAGCTGCGTCTCGAGAACGCGCCGCGCACGGTGAAGTTCGCGCTCGGCGAGAATCCGAAGCGTAATCCGAATCGCTATCCGAACACGCGCATGGGCGTGCAGGAGATCATCCGCGACCACTTCCTCGCCGCGCGCGACTACAAGGCCGAGTGGGACCGCTGGAACGCCGATCGTACGAAGGCCGGCATTCCGCCGCGCCGCGACCTCCGCATGGAGGCGCTGGTGGACATCCTCGAGCAGCGTCTGTTGGTCTCGTCGCACGGCTACCGCGCGGACGAGTTCCTGGCGCTGGTGCGCCTCGCTGAGGAGTTCGGCTTCAAGGTCCAGACGCTGCAGCACGGCGTCGAAGCGTACAAGATCGCCACGGAGCTCAAGAACTCCGGCGTCGCCGCCGTGGTGTGGAGCGACTGGGGCGCGTTCAAGCTCGAGTCGTACGACGCCACCAACTACAACGCGCGCCTGCTGCTCGAGGCGGGCGTGGTGACCTCGCTGCACTCGGATGACGCCGAGATCTCCACGCGCATGAACTGGGAGGCCGGCAAGCTCCTGCGGTCGGGCGTGGAGGAGGTGCAGGCCTTGCAGACCGTGACGATCAACGCGGCGCGCGCCGTGGCGATCGACAAGCGCGTCGGCTCGCTCGAGCCGGGCAAGGATGCCGACTTCGTGATCTGGAACGGCAACCCGCTCTCGCAGTTCACGCGCGCCGAGCAGACCTGGGTGGACGGCCGCCGCTACTTCTCGTTGGAAGAAGACGCGCGGCTGCGCGCCGAGGTCGATCGCCAGCGCAACCAGCTGATCCAAGCCGTGCTCGCCGCCGGCGGGAACGATCCCAACGTCAACAACCGTCCGGCCCAGCGCGGCGGCGGACAGGAGCGCCACTAA
- a CDS encoding MBL fold metallo-hydrolase codes for MSAPAAVEPWGTLTPVGRDVWAMLSTPLADRTTLCNGGLIAGRDGVLMVEAFGGDAGARWMRERARALTRREPTQVVLTHYHADHTGGLTGAREAGADLHCTAQTRDDVLERNQNAPVHLLGDALVIPAEGEQVLDLGGRRVRLLSLGGHTASDVAVVVEDDGVVFGGDLVWYGMFPNFVDARPSRLTAAVRRLRGLDARVYVSGHGGTTDAAGMDAYIELLTLVERAARDAQARGISAEAAGAAFRMPAAMSDWTLFNPRYFERAIGAWMREIAGS; via the coding sequence ATGTCCGCGCCGGCCGCCGTGGAGCCATGGGGAACCCTGACCCCGGTTGGCCGGGACGTGTGGGCCATGCTCTCGACGCCGCTCGCGGACCGCACGACGCTCTGCAACGGCGGCCTGATCGCCGGGCGTGATGGCGTGCTGATGGTGGAGGCCTTCGGGGGTGACGCCGGCGCGCGCTGGATGCGCGAACGCGCCCGGGCGCTGACCCGTCGCGAACCCACGCAGGTGGTGCTCACCCACTACCACGCGGACCACACGGGCGGGCTCACCGGTGCCCGCGAGGCTGGGGCTGATCTGCACTGCACGGCGCAGACACGCGACGACGTCCTCGAGCGTAACCAGAACGCCCCCGTGCATCTCCTCGGCGATGCGCTGGTCATCCCCGCGGAGGGCGAGCAGGTGCTGGACCTCGGCGGGCGCCGCGTGCGCCTGCTCTCACTGGGCGGCCACACCGCGTCGGACGTGGCGGTCGTCGTCGAGGACGACGGCGTCGTGTTCGGCGGTGATCTCGTGTGGTATGGCATGTTCCCGAACTTCGTGGACGCGCGGCCGTCGCGGCTGACGGCGGCGGTGCGCCGTCTCCGCGGGCTGGATGCGCGCGTCTACGTGTCTGGACATGGCGGGACCACCGATGCGGCGGGGATGGACGCATACATTGAACTGCTCACCCTCGTCGAGCGCGCCGCGCGCGATGCGCAGGCGCGTGGGATCAGTGCAGAGGCGGCAGGCGCCGCGTTCCGCATGCCTGCGGCGATGTCCGACTGGACGCTCTTCAACCCACGCTATTTCGAGCGCGCCATCGGCGCGTGGATGCGGGAGATTGCCGGCTCATGA
- a CDS encoding M20/M25/M40 family metallo-hydrolase: protein MMPWFMPRADARHFVAGLTLLLSAAIGLDAQQSYPTAWDPALLNRPDIRAALAHLEQGMPKQVEEWIHIAQMPGQPGFEQERGAYVKAEMEKAGLRVSVDSMGNVTGVRAGTGGGPTIVFAAHMDIVFPKETDTRVRRDGDTLRAPGVFDNSASVANMLATIRALNAARIRTKGDLVFVGTVQEEVGLRGMAHWLANNPRPDLLIAMDGGLGPISYGALGIYWTRYRYKAAGAHTLRSRGEPTPVRALADAIQRIYALQPPPLPNGAVINVGQVHGGEIFNGIPQDLFFTVDLRSSDPALLDSLDRQITRIAQESAARERVELVVEVEQKNGAGGTEAMLAGARRHPLVQTAIDIQRHLGVRVGMPGASEALATGSTDANVGVVMGIPSISIGRSYGGENHTLTEWAHWPSALEGTKLTLLLATTFGDGIRAVPPRVVP, encoded by the coding sequence ATGATGCCTTGGTTCATGCCGCGCGCGGACGCGCGCCACTTCGTCGCGGGACTCACGCTGCTCTTGTCAGCGGCGATCGGTCTCGACGCCCAGCAGAGCTATCCCACCGCCTGGGACCCCGCGCTGCTGAATCGCCCGGACATCCGCGCGGCGCTCGCGCACCTCGAGCAGGGCATGCCGAAGCAGGTCGAGGAGTGGATCCACATCGCGCAGATGCCCGGCCAGCCGGGCTTCGAACAAGAGCGCGGCGCGTACGTGAAGGCCGAGATGGAGAAGGCCGGCCTGCGCGTCAGCGTGGACTCGATGGGCAACGTCACCGGTGTGCGCGCCGGCACGGGCGGCGGCCCGACGATCGTCTTCGCCGCGCACATGGACATCGTGTTCCCCAAGGAGACCGACACGCGCGTGCGCCGCGACGGCGACACGCTGCGCGCGCCCGGCGTGTTCGACAACAGCGCGTCCGTCGCGAACATGCTGGCGACGATCCGCGCGCTGAACGCCGCGCGCATCCGCACCAAGGGTGACCTCGTGTTCGTCGGCACCGTGCAGGAGGAAGTCGGGCTGCGCGGGATGGCCCATTGGCTCGCCAACAACCCGCGCCCTGACCTGCTCATCGCGATGGACGGCGGGCTCGGGCCCATCAGCTATGGCGCGCTCGGCATCTATTGGACGCGCTATCGCTACAAGGCCGCGGGGGCGCACACATTACGCTCGCGCGGCGAGCCGACGCCCGTGCGCGCCTTGGCGGACGCCATCCAGCGCATTTATGCGCTGCAGCCACCGCCGCTGCCGAACGGCGCGGTGATCAACGTCGGCCAGGTGCACGGCGGCGAGATCTTCAACGGCATCCCGCAGGATCTGTTCTTCACCGTCGATCTGCGCTCGAGCGATCCGGCGCTGCTCGATTCGCTCGACCGCCAGATCACGCGCATCGCGCAGGAGTCGGCGGCGCGGGAGCGCGTCGAGCTGGTGGTGGAGGTCGAGCAGAAGAACGGCGCGGGTGGCACCGAGGCGATGCTTGCGGGTGCGCGCCGCCATCCGTTAGTGCAGACGGCCATCGACATCCAGCGCCACTTGGGCGTGCGCGTCGGCATGCCCGGCGCGTCGGAGGCGCTCGCGACTGGCAGCACGGATGCGAACGTCGGCGTGGTGATGGGCATTCCGAGCATCTCGATAGGGCGCTCGTACGGGGGCGAGAACCACACGCTGACGGAGTGGGCGCATTGGCCGAGCGCGCTGGAGGGCACCAAGCTCACGCTGCTGCTGGCGACGACGTTCGGGGATGGGATTCGGGCGGTGCCGCCGCGGGTGGTGCCGTAG
- the sdaAB gene encoding L-serine ammonia-lyase, iron-sulfur-dependent subunit beta — protein MVSILDIIGPVMVGPSSSHTAGACRLGLVARDLVAGTPTKALIELHGSFARTGEGHGTDKAIVGGLLGFRPDDERLRDALGIMEKEGLDWRFEKTTLGDEPEVHPNTVRITVTREHRHHVMVGASLGAGRIKVSQIDGYPVEVDGSHHTIVMVAEDIKGSIARISGILSDNDVNIATLRLTRKHRGGDAFMVIEVDERPDDAVGAALKALPWVKWTHRIDKVGG, from the coding sequence ATGGTCTCCATCCTCGACATCATCGGCCCCGTGATGGTCGGCCCGTCCTCCAGCCACACCGCCGGCGCCTGCCGCCTCGGCCTCGTGGCCCGGGATCTCGTCGCCGGCACGCCCACGAAGGCCCTCATCGAGCTCCACGGCTCCTTCGCCCGCACCGGCGAAGGCCACGGCACCGACAAGGCCATCGTCGGCGGCTTGCTCGGCTTCCGCCCCGACGACGAACGGCTGCGCGACGCGCTGGGCATCATGGAGAAGGAAGGCCTCGACTGGCGCTTCGAGAAGACCACGCTGGGCGACGAGCCCGAGGTGCATCCGAACACGGTGCGCATCACGGTCACGCGCGAGCATCGCCATCACGTGATGGTCGGAGCGTCGCTCGGCGCCGGCCGCATCAAGGTGTCGCAGATCGACGGCTATCCGGTCGAGGTCGACGGCTCGCACCACACCATCGTGATGGTCGCCGAGGACATCAAGGGCAGCATCGCGCGCATCTCGGGCATCCTCAGCGACAACGACGTGAACATCGCCACGCTGCGGCTCACGCGGAAGCACCGCGGCGGCGACGCGTTCATGGTGATTGAGGTGGACGAGCGCCCCGATGACGCCGTTGGTGCGGCGCTCAAGGCGTTGCCGTGGGTGAAGTGGACGCACCGCATCGACAAGGTGGGCGGCTGA
- the sdaAA gene encoding L-serine ammonia-lyase, iron-sulfur-dependent, subunit alpha has product MYTSLAEAIADAEAQRKSLAQVALEIESRDQGRSVEDIRAALHRALEVMRHAIEQGLTGDLRATSGLVGGDAAKLRHGAAGPLAGTVFREVLMRALAVQEVNAAMGVIVAAPTAGGAGVLPGVLLGLATKHRLTDDQLVDALATAGLIGAVVAHRASLSGAEGGCQAETGAAAGMAAGAATQMLGGSPKQVGFAVALAQQGTLGLVCDPLGGLVELPCVFRNATGAAIAMAAIEMALAGIEFAIPADEVIDTMGEIGREMDVRYRETAGGGLAATPTGRRLAKERLTQIKRA; this is encoded by the coding sequence ATGTACACGTCGCTCGCAGAAGCCATCGCCGACGCCGAGGCGCAGCGGAAGTCGCTCGCGCAGGTCGCGCTGGAGATCGAGTCGCGCGATCAGGGACGCAGTGTCGAGGACATCCGCGCCGCCTTGCATCGCGCGCTCGAGGTCATGCGCCACGCGATCGAGCAGGGCCTCACGGGCGACCTCCGCGCGACGAGCGGACTCGTCGGCGGAGACGCCGCCAAGCTCAGGCACGGTGCCGCAGGCCCGCTCGCGGGCACGGTGTTCCGGGAAGTGCTCATGCGTGCGCTGGCGGTCCAGGAAGTCAATGCGGCGATGGGCGTGATCGTCGCGGCGCCGACCGCTGGTGGCGCGGGCGTCTTGCCTGGCGTGCTCCTCGGCCTCGCGACCAAGCACCGGCTCACCGACGATCAACTTGTTGATGCATTGGCCACCGCCGGCCTCATCGGCGCGGTCGTCGCACATCGTGCGTCGCTGAGCGGCGCGGAAGGAGGCTGCCAAGCGGAAACCGGGGCTGCCGCCGGCATGGCCGCCGGCGCCGCGACGCAGATGCTTGGCGGCTCACCGAAGCAGGTCGGCTTCGCCGTCGCGCTCGCGCAGCAAGGGACGCTCGGACTCGTCTGCGATCCGCTCGGCGGACTGGTCGAACTCCCTTGCGTGTTCCGCAACGCCACAGGCGCGGCGATCGCGATGGCCGCGATCGAGATGGCGCTTGCCGGCATCGAGTTCGCGATTCCCGCCGACGAAGTCATCGACACGATGGGCGAGATCGGCCGCGAGATGGACGTGCGCTACAGGGAAACGGCCGGTGGTGGGCTTGCCGCCACACCCACCGGCCGTCGACTTGCGAAGGAACGGCTGACGCAGATCAAGCGCGCTTAG
- a CDS encoding RidA family protein, with amino-acid sequence MIRSLAAALLVAAIALPLGAQSAPAREPIGTPSRTLTPAIRIGHMVYASGQLGMRRNEADNSIGAQTRAALENTKRVLEQAGTTMENAVRCTVFLVEAADFQAMNAAYSEFWPSNPPARSTVVVKALVVPGALVEIECMAVMPGA; translated from the coding sequence ATGATCCGCTCGCTCGCCGCTGCACTGCTCGTCGCGGCCATTGCGTTGCCGCTCGGCGCGCAATCCGCCCCCGCCCGCGAACCCATCGGCACGCCGTCGCGCACCCTGACGCCGGCCATTCGCATCGGCCACATGGTCTATGCCTCGGGCCAACTCGGCATGCGCCGCAACGAGGCGGACAACTCGATCGGCGCGCAGACGCGTGCGGCGCTCGAGAACACCAAGCGCGTGCTCGAGCAGGCCGGTACGACGATGGAGAACGCCGTGCGCTGCACCGTGTTCCTCGTCGAAGCGGCGGACTTCCAGGCGATGAACGCCGCCTACAGCGAGTTCTGGCCCAGCAATCCGCCGGCCCGCAGCACCGTGGTGGTGAAGGCGCTGGTCGTGCCCGGTGCACTCGTCGAGATCGAGTGCATGGCGGTGATGCCGGGCGCCTAA
- a CDS encoding c-type cytochrome, with translation MRRLNPLAVVAAICAVAGVTAVGTAAPTSYSGVRRLETPMPSAHSDSQAEVGRRWFAASCEECHAVDEIASADFKAKWGGRTAFDLFEQIARTMPEAEPGSLPRRAYVDIVAYLMKQNGVVAVAPLADDDAALAATILQFAPPPVARR, from the coding sequence ATGCGTCGATTGAATCCCCTCGCCGTGGTAGCCGCGATCTGCGCCGTTGCGGGCGTGACCGCCGTCGGGACCGCTGCGCCGACGTCGTATTCCGGCGTGCGCCGGCTCGAGACTCCCATGCCGTCCGCACACTCCGACTCGCAGGCCGAGGTTGGCCGTCGCTGGTTCGCCGCCAGCTGCGAGGAATGCCACGCCGTGGACGAGATCGCGTCCGCGGACTTCAAGGCCAAGTGGGGCGGCCGCACGGCGTTCGACCTGTTCGAGCAGATTGCGCGCACGATGCCCGAGGCGGAGCCCGGCTCGCTGCCGCGCCGCGCGTACGTGGACATCGTCGCGTACCTCATGAAGCAGAACGGCGTGGTCGCCGTCGCGCCGCTGGCCGACGACGATGCCGCACTCGCCGCCACCATCCTGCAGTTCGCCCCGCCCCCAGTCGCCCGGAGATGA
- a CDS encoding FAD-dependent oxidoreductase, giving the protein MGSAGRARLRIAARAGIFARSQAHDRMSDQNDSSTLSPAELQRRDFLRLAGLGAGALISGVGVSELGAQRPATPSSGGAIRRSTRVVVIGAGVWGTSTALELARRGASVTLVDQYGPGNSRSTSGDETRGIRSSYGDRAGATGELWTRWAREAITRWKAFDAEHGPRFGTRFFYETGDIILRERAEPFTTRTAELWTQLGVKFDRLTPDDVRRRWPMFAADRYSEILYEPDAGVARARASVHALVALARDAGVDFRLSRATPGAIVGGKMQDLRLDDGSTLGADAFVFACGPWLRKVFSELLENRMRLPLGHVCYFGTPIGDTRYFAPNIPSWNVPGVTGWGALPVDARGFRVRGAFAAPRPQPASGADAAPPPPPAAPDPRLQDPDLSPRWSNEDRIEGSRRVLQQVFPALADMPLLETRSCHYESSSNRNFIVDRLPGADNAWVTGAGQAEGFKFAPLLGEFGAKRVLGESTDATLNEAFAFPTQDFGGTGRGDDDE; this is encoded by the coding sequence ATGGGCTCCGCAGGCCGCGCACGATTGCGCATCGCCGCTCGCGCGGGCATCTTCGCCCGGTCCCAAGCCCACGACCGCATGTCGGATCAGAACGACTCCTCGACGCTCTCCCCCGCCGAGCTGCAGCGGCGGGATTTTCTCCGCCTCGCCGGGCTCGGCGCGGGCGCGCTCATCTCGGGCGTCGGTGTGTCGGAGCTCGGCGCGCAACGGCCCGCCACGCCCTCAAGTGGCGGCGCGATCCGCCGCAGCACGCGCGTCGTTGTCATAGGTGCGGGCGTGTGGGGCACGAGCACCGCTCTCGAGCTCGCACGCCGCGGCGCGTCGGTCACGCTCGTCGACCAATACGGCCCCGGCAACTCACGCTCCACCAGCGGCGACGAAACGCGCGGGATCCGCTCGTCCTATGGCGACCGCGCCGGCGCCACGGGCGAACTCTGGACGCGCTGGGCCCGTGAGGCCATCACGCGCTGGAAGGCCTTCGACGCCGAGCATGGGCCACGCTTCGGCACGCGTTTCTTCTACGAAACCGGCGACATCATCCTGCGCGAGCGCGCCGAGCCGTTTACCACGCGCACGGCCGAGCTCTGGACGCAACTCGGCGTAAAGTTCGATCGCCTCACGCCGGACGACGTGCGCCGCCGCTGGCCCATGTTCGCCGCCGATCGTTACTCCGAGATTCTCTACGAGCCCGATGCGGGCGTCGCGCGGGCGCGCGCGTCGGTGCATGCACTCGTCGCGCTGGCCCGCGATGCCGGCGTCGACTTCCGGCTCTCGCGCGCGACGCCGGGCGCGATCGTCGGCGGCAAGATGCAGGACCTGCGTCTCGACGACGGCAGCACCCTTGGCGCCGATGCTTTCGTCTTCGCCTGCGGTCCGTGGCTGCGCAAGGTGTTTTCCGAACTGCTCGAGAACCGCATGCGCCTGCCGCTGGGTCACGTGTGCTACTTCGGCACGCCGATCGGCGATACGCGGTACTTCGCGCCGAACATCCCGAGCTGGAACGTGCCCGGCGTGACGGGCTGGGGCGCGCTACCCGTGGATGCGCGCGGATTCCGCGTGCGCGGGGCCTTCGCCGCGCCGCGGCCGCAGCCTGCGTCGGGTGCTGACGCCGCGCCGCCGCCACCGCCTGCTGCGCCGGATCCGCGGCTGCAGGATCCGGACCTGAGTCCGCGGTGGTCGAACGAGGATCGCATCGAGGGCTCGCGTCGTGTGCTGCAGCAGGTCTTTCCCGCGCTGGCCGACATGCCGCTGCTCGAGACGCGCAGTTGTCACTACGAGAGCAGTTCGAATCGCAACTTCATCGTCGATCGCCTCCCGGGCGCCGACAACGCGTGGGTCACGGGCGCGGGGCAGGCCGAGGGCTTCAAGTTCGCGCCGCTGCTGGGTGAGTTCGGGGCCAAGCGCGTGCTCGGTGAATCGACGGACGCGACGCTCAACGAAGCCTTCGCATTCCCCACGCAGGACTTTGGCGGCACCGGCCGCGGAGATGACGACGAATGA